A genomic segment from Triticum dicoccoides isolate Atlit2015 ecotype Zavitan chromosome 1A, WEW_v2.0, whole genome shotgun sequence encodes:
- the LOC119268177 gene encoding uncharacterized protein LOC119268177 isoform X1, with the protein MLFIFHSGGCTYPLGFCNWEGVYFQAMDRGSMSQPRASAAYKDGVEQFLSFAFHDVPAGDRILCPCVNCRNKGMQSYDGVKTHLRCDGILQGYTKWVCHGEDYSEPSFAFAHVLDNSGNFSIPGIPRNVVGEGKHGRMDDMPGLLSDVFAMANSCESLSSTSNGELYGVEFENMVPNSVEDENADAQTRKKPNTYASFLGDANTKLYPGCKAFSKLSFLITLYHMKCLHGWSQESFTTLLGVLSDALPQAQLPKKYYEVQKIIRDLGLDYEKIHACPNDCMLFRGERADQESCHVCGSSRWVTNEKKDSQAESVSKQKKKLAKVLRYFPLIPRIQRLFATRKTSDDMCWHDEGRTKDGKIWHPANGECWKDLDARYPSFVVDPRNPRLGILSDGFNPFRSMSSKHSTWPVMLIPYNLPPWICMKETSLILSTIIPGPASPGNDIDIYLQPLIDELLQLWDGVDTFDASS; encoded by the exons ATGCTTTTCATTTTTCATTCAGGTGGCTGCACATATCCTCTAGGTTTCTGTAATTGGGAAGGAGTGTATTTCCA GGCGATGGATCGAGGTTCGATGAGTCAGCCAAGAGCTAGTGCTGCTTACAAAGATGGTGTCGAGCAATTTCTGTCTTTTGCATTCCATGATGTTCCGGCTGGTGATAGAATTCTCTGTCCTTGTGTAAATTGCCGAAATAAAGGTATGCAGAGTTATGATGGAGTGAAAACTCACTTGAGATGTGATGGTATTCTTCAAGGTTACACTAAGTGGGTTTGCCATGGAGAGGATTACAGTGAACCATCATTTGCATTTGCTCATGTATTAGATAACAGTGGCAATTTTTCTATTCCTGGCATCCCAAGGAATGTTGTTGGAGAAGGCAAACATGGAAGGATGGATGACATGCCAGGACTCTTAAGTGATGTCTTTGCTATGGCTAACAGTTGTGAATCTTTATCAAGCACATCTAATGGTGAATTATATGGCGTTGAATTTGAGAATATGGTACCTAATTCAGTTGAGGATGAGAATGCAGATGCTCAAACAAGGAAGAAACCTAATACGTATGCAAGCTTCTTGGGGGATGCAAACACAAAGTTATACCCTGGATGTAAAGCATTTtctaagttgtcatttctcatcACCTTGTATCACATGAAATGCTTACATGGATGGTCACAAGAATCATTTACAACGCTACTTGGTGTTTTGTCTGATGCACTTCCACAGGCACAACTACCAAAGAAGTACTATGAGGTACAAAAAATCATCCGTGACTTAGGCCTTGACTACGAGAAAATTCATGCATGCCCCAATGATTGCATGCTTTTCCGAGGTGAACGAGCTGATCAAGAGTCTTGCCATGTGTGTGGCAGCTCGCGTTGGGTTACAAATGAGAAGAAAGACTCCCAAGCTGAATCTGTATCTAAGCAGAAGAAGAAACTAGCCAAGGTGTTGCGTTACTTTCCTTTGATACCGAGGATTCAAAGGCTCTTTGCAACAAGAAAAACATCAGATGACATGTGTTGGCACGATGAGGGTCGTACTAAAGATGGAAAGATATGGCATCCAGCTAATGGCgagtgttggaaagatcttgatgcTAGATACCCCAGTTTTGTTGTTGATCCTCGTAATCCGCGCCTTGGCATTTTGAGTGATGGATTTAACCCTTTTCGGAGTATGAGTTCAAAACATAGTACTTGGCCAGTGATGCTTATCCCGTACAACCTACCGCCTTGGATTTGCATGAAAGAAACATCTCTAATTTTATCGACGATCATTCCTGGACCAGCTTCCCCTGGGAATGACATTGATATATATTTGCAGCCACTGATTGATGAGCTCTTACAGTTATGGGATGGTGTAGACACATTTGACGCTTCCTCGTAG
- the LOC119268177 gene encoding uncharacterized protein LOC119268177 isoform X4, whose translation MARIPRRLQDLNLTMHDAKHVQLAEENLQGPPKIDNIVPGRSHESTSQIKIIWPNGETRQIVGGFRLKNLSQVHGGKIIVETNEKGVPNERFGSILSSYLSDVAENSTFAPLNIPRRDNELFVQRKNNMIKDVEEKFVYPSETKQLTRDWVLMTVCKRWRAYKSCLKKKYFKRKERSLQEIISDVPIGVNKHQWEILVGMWCQDSHMKLCEKNSECAKQQKNPHTTGRKSHVRLQKEMEIKRKAPVHKIDLWDEAHKKKDGNYTSDNVKTIMDAANEELKKRKIDHNGSLSIDDYTEAFKGALDKRAKF comes from the exons ATGGCGAGGATACCAAGACGACTTCAGGACTTGAACCTTACAatgcatgatgcaaaacatgtgcaGCTTGCTGAAGAAAATCTGCAAGGTCCTCCAAAGATTGATAATATAGTACCAGGAAGATCTCATGAATCCACTAGCCAAATCAAGATAATTT GGCCAAATGGAGAGACGCGGCAGATTGTAGGGGGATTTCGGCTGAAGAATTTATCCCAGGTACATGGTGGAAAGATAATTGTGGAGACTAACGAAAAAGGTGTTCCGAATGAAAGGTTTGGTTCCATTCTTAGTAGCTATCTTAGCGACGTTGCAGAGAACTCCACATTTGCACCACTGAACATTCCAAGACGGGACAATGAATTATTTGTCCAGAGAAAGAACAACATGATCAAGGATGTAGAG GAGAAATTTGTCTATCCATCTGAGACAAAGCAGCTTACACGAGACTGGGTCCTAATGACTGTTTGCAAAAGATGGAGAGCCTACAAatcttgcttgaagaaaaaatatttcaaacggaAAGAGAGATCTCTCCAGGAAATTATTAGTGATGTTCCAATAGGTGTTAATAAGCATCAATGGGAGATTCTAGTTGGAATGTGGTGCCAGGATTCACACATG AAGTTATGCGAGAAAAACTCAGAGTGTGCGAAGCAACAGAAGAATCCACACACAACCGGGAGAAAAAGCCATGTCAGGCTACAAAAAGAGATG GAAATCAAAAGGAAAGCACCGGTCCACAAGATTGACCTATGGGATGAAGCTCATAAGAAAAAAGATGGCAATTACACAAGCGACAATGTGAAGACAATAATG GATGCAGCTAATGAGGAGTTAAAAAAAAGGAAAATCGATCATAATGGTAGCCTTTCCATTGACGATTATACTGAAGCCTTTAAAGGTGCACTTGATAAAAGGGCAAAATTTTGA
- the LOC119268177 gene encoding uncharacterized protein LOC119268177 isoform X3, producing the protein MKLCYMGHRRWLPQGHVFRNRRRREFDGTKETELAPTTMSGSSTLKMLQGRVFVLGKKGNVAKKAKGGKKVKNSEKENEKNQEPKHKRKEGNKKSIKNQGKPEKKPEDWFKKSIFFNLPYWELNKLRHNLDVMHIEKNVFDNLIGTLLDIDSKTKDGLNAWLDLAEIGENGIRHNLHPTIDDNGKVVLPDAPLTMSPKKQEILCSVMHNIRTSDGYASNFSRHVNMKDCTISGLKSHDCHVNLEDILPLALRSCYPHKEVMEIVIGLSNFFKKLCSKVLYVSELDELQESIVMTLCNMERIFLPSFFTIMVHLMVHLVEEVTLGGPVHYRWMYPLERSFVRLKALVRNRAFPEGSIAEGYLAQECLTFC; encoded by the exons ATGAAACTTTGTTATATGGGTCATCGTCGTTGGTTACCACAGGGTCATGTATTTCGAAACCGAAGAAGGCGGGAATTTGATGGCACTAAAGAGACAGAATTGGCACCGACAACTATGAGTGGTAGTTCAACTTTGAAAATGTTGCAAGGCAGAGTGTTTGTGTTAGGCAAAAAAGGCAATGTAGCAAAGAAAGCAAAGGGTGGAAAGAAGGTCAAAAACagtgaaaaagaaaatgaaaagaatCAAGAACCGAAGCATAAAAGGAAGGAAGGCAACAAGAAGTCAATTAAGAACCAAGGTAAGCCTGAGAAGAAGCCTGAGGATTGGTTCAAAAAATCAATATTTTTCAACTTGCCATATTGGGAACTTAACAAGTTAAGGCACaatctcgatgtaatgcacatAGAAAAGAATGTGTTTGATAATTTAATTGGAACATTGTTGGATATTGATTCTAAAACAAAGGATGGCCTTAATGCATGGCTTGATTTGGCAGAAATTGGTGAAAATGGAATTCGACATAATCTTCATCCTACTATAGATGATAATGGAAAAGTAGTATTGCCTGATGCACCATTGACTATGTCTCCAAAAAAGCAAGAAATACTTTGTTCAGTGATGCACAATATTAGGACCTCCGATGGATATGCATCAAATTTTTCTAGGCATGTCAACATGAAAGATTGTACAATCTCAGGTCTCAAAAGTCATGATTGTCATGTTAATCTGGAAGatattcttcctctagcacttcgATCCTGTTACCCACACAAAGAGGTCATGGAAATAGTTATCGGGTTGTCTAATTTCTTCAAGAAACTATGCTCGAAAGTGTTATATGTCTCTGAGCTTGACGAACTTCAAGAGAGTATTGTGATGACACTTTGCAATATGGAGAGAATTTTTCTTCCATCATTCTTTACTATCATGGTGCATCTAATGGTGCACTTGGTTGAAGAAGTTACACTTGGTGGTCCAGTGCACTATCGGTGGATGTACCCCCTAGAGAG ATCATTTGTTCGGCTAAAAGCACTTGTGCGCAATAGAGCATTTCCTGAAGGTTCAATTGCTGAAGGGTATCTTGCCCAAGAATGCTTGACCTTTTGTTAA
- the LOC119268177 gene encoding uncharacterized protein LOC119268177 isoform X2, translating into MDRGSMSQPRASAAYKDGVEQFLSFAFHDVPAGDRILCPCVNCRNKGMQSYDGVKTHLRCDGILQGYTKWVCHGEDYSEPSFAFAHVLDNSGNFSIPGIPRNVVGEGKHGRMDDMPGLLSDVFAMANSCESLSSTSNGELYGVEFENMVPNSVEDENADAQTRKKPNTYASFLGDANTKLYPGCKAFSKLSFLITLYHMKCLHGWSQESFTTLLGVLSDALPQAQLPKKYYEVQKIIRDLGLDYEKIHACPNDCMLFRGERADQESCHVCGSSRWVTNEKKDSQAESVSKQKKKLAKVLRYFPLIPRIQRLFATRKTSDDMCWHDEGRTKDGKIWHPANGECWKDLDARYPSFVVDPRNPRLGILSDGFNPFRSMSSKHSTWPVMLIPYNLPPWICMKETSLILSTIIPGPASPGNDIDIYLQPLIDELLQLWDGVDTFDASS; encoded by the coding sequence ATGGATCGAGGTTCGATGAGTCAGCCAAGAGCTAGTGCTGCTTACAAAGATGGTGTCGAGCAATTTCTGTCTTTTGCATTCCATGATGTTCCGGCTGGTGATAGAATTCTCTGTCCTTGTGTAAATTGCCGAAATAAAGGTATGCAGAGTTATGATGGAGTGAAAACTCACTTGAGATGTGATGGTATTCTTCAAGGTTACACTAAGTGGGTTTGCCATGGAGAGGATTACAGTGAACCATCATTTGCATTTGCTCATGTATTAGATAACAGTGGCAATTTTTCTATTCCTGGCATCCCAAGGAATGTTGTTGGAGAAGGCAAACATGGAAGGATGGATGACATGCCAGGACTCTTAAGTGATGTCTTTGCTATGGCTAACAGTTGTGAATCTTTATCAAGCACATCTAATGGTGAATTATATGGCGTTGAATTTGAGAATATGGTACCTAATTCAGTTGAGGATGAGAATGCAGATGCTCAAACAAGGAAGAAACCTAATACGTATGCAAGCTTCTTGGGGGATGCAAACACAAAGTTATACCCTGGATGTAAAGCATTTtctaagttgtcatttctcatcACCTTGTATCACATGAAATGCTTACATGGATGGTCACAAGAATCATTTACAACGCTACTTGGTGTTTTGTCTGATGCACTTCCACAGGCACAACTACCAAAGAAGTACTATGAGGTACAAAAAATCATCCGTGACTTAGGCCTTGACTACGAGAAAATTCATGCATGCCCCAATGATTGCATGCTTTTCCGAGGTGAACGAGCTGATCAAGAGTCTTGCCATGTGTGTGGCAGCTCGCGTTGGGTTACAAATGAGAAGAAAGACTCCCAAGCTGAATCTGTATCTAAGCAGAAGAAGAAACTAGCCAAGGTGTTGCGTTACTTTCCTTTGATACCGAGGATTCAAAGGCTCTTTGCAACAAGAAAAACATCAGATGACATGTGTTGGCACGATGAGGGTCGTACTAAAGATGGAAAGATATGGCATCCAGCTAATGGCgagtgttggaaagatcttgatgcTAGATACCCCAGTTTTGTTGTTGATCCTCGTAATCCGCGCCTTGGCATTTTGAGTGATGGATTTAACCCTTTTCGGAGTATGAGTTCAAAACATAGTACTTGGCCAGTGATGCTTATCCCGTACAACCTACCGCCTTGGATTTGCATGAAAGAAACATCTCTAATTTTATCGACGATCATTCCTGGACCAGCTTCCCCTGGGAATGACATTGATATATATTTGCAGCCACTGATTGATGAGCTCTTACAGTTATGGGATGGTGTAGACACATTTGACGCTTCCTCGTAG